The following nucleotide sequence is from Thunnus albacares chromosome 15, fThuAlb1.1, whole genome shotgun sequence.
CTTGGACCAGGAGTGGCAGGCTTTTTCCCCTGGGCCATTTCTCTGGTTCCTGAGAACAGAGAAAGTCGGAGGTTGATGTCCGATCTTGCCAGGACAGCGAATGCATGTAATCTCTCTTGTCAGCATGTCTCTCATGCCCTTCAGTTTAgatccaaacatttgactgtgGCACGCTGCATTTATAAGCAGACATATCAGTCTGGATTTGCAGATAACTGTAGCCTATTTCACGTTCTTTCCTAAAGCTTTTTTGGGACTCAATCTCCACAGGAGTATTTCACATAACACTACATGCTGACTGTTATAAGGATACACAAATCATCATGTCCCAGTAAACCTTTCACCTTTTTGTATTTTCCACTTACTGTTGATTTGAAATGCTGTGATTGTGCTCTTGTATAATCTTCTGAGTTGTTGATGATGTGGTACTGGATGGGTCCCTAAGCAGCTACGAGCTGCTTGGCACAACGCCTTCCAAAGCATTTAGAGTATACATGATGCAGCATTTACTGCAAGTATCGTAAGACGTGATTCATTTACCCATACACAGCCACTGATCACTTTTCCTCCACTGTTCCTTGTGCAATTAGTTTTTTGGTGAGCACCTATGTAGAGAACTAGCTTAGCTGTTCAAGGAATGTGGGACGGGCAAGAACAGGTATGCCACTGGGATTTTAAGTAACCACTTCCAATCACAAATGTTTAGTCTTCACATCACTTCCTTCACAATTGTTTAGCCTTGTAGTGGTGCCTGCAGCACTTCTGCGAGGCTCAAGACTAAGTTCTGGTATCCCAAAGCCACACATGCACTTAGCACTGATCAGAAATATGCTCACAAATAATTTCTTGCCTTCACAATTTGGGACAGCTGACTCTACTAGCTCGAAACACCCTGGTCTACATATCAGAGACTGAATTGTGTTAACTGATTTAGGTTCATGAAAGATTCATAACAAGTATTTTTAcccttgtttgtctttttcagatATTCCCTGACCCTTCAGACTTTGACCGTTGCTGTAAGCTCAAAGATCGTCTCCCATCCATCGTGGTTGAGCCGACGGAGGGAGAAGTTGAGAGCGGGGAGCTCCGCTGGCCTCCAGAGGAGTTCCTggtcagtgaagaagaagaggaggaggaagaagaggaagaggagcagaataATGGCAGCATCCAGAACGGACAGCCGACACAGAATTCCCAGCACTAGAAGTTGTGTTGCAGCACCGACACACTCTTGTTCTGTCCTTCTATCTGAACGACTCTCCCTTTCACACACTGGTCACACTGCACCTTAGCACTTGAGCAGACTTAACTGGCAGGCATTCGGTGATTAGTGGTGTCATCTCATTTCCCTTGACACCAAAGCATCACTcccaaaaaaaagaagcaatacacacacacacacacacgacacactTTCTCGCAAATACACAATAAATTATCCTCCTGGACGGCAAACccattaaaacaaacttgacaAGAAGAGACACGCAGAAGTCTAACCCACACTCACTTTCCACCATGCCTACCACCGTGTGTGTCTCGGCCCAGAACGGATGTCCTGTTGGACAGTGGCAGCTCAGTGCTCCATGGACAGCTCTTACACTGCAGGGGGCTACTACTGCTCTGTACTTAACTCCAAAATGGCTGGCGTCATGACCCCAGAGACTTCATCCTTGCATACAGAACTATTGTGGTACCCAAGGGGATTATCGTCTACAATACACTGTCCAAACCCATGTTCAGTTTCTGGATTGATATGTTAATTATTGTGATCGCCACTGCTGTCCATAGATTTGTCTGTTTCTGAGAAGTGAATGTTTTgtgatttgtctgttttttgagAAGTGGgtgttttgtgtgaaatgttactgggatttttttttttcctaccacAGGATTTGttaaaatggtatttttgtGACCTTGCGTCAGGCATTgacagttcaaaaaaaaaaaaaaaaaaaaaaagggcgtCATTTAGAGAAGTGAGCAGagagtgacagaaaataaaccagCATGCCCTGCTATGCTAAGTACTTATGAGATAAATGTGTAGTACAAAGGCTTGTTGTGCAGTGAGGTCACAGTCATGCTATAATCCCCTCATCACGT
It contains:
- the lbh gene encoding protein LBH isoform X2 — encoded protein: MTEVMINSTPMEDMRLSPSKDRLSFQIFPDPSDFDRCCKLKDRLPSIVVEPTEGEVESGELRWPPEEFLVSEEEEEEEEEEEEQNNGSIQNGQPTQNSQH
- the lbh gene encoding protein LBH isoform X1; protein product: MSVFSPQIYCPVFVPSRDMTEVMINSTPMEDMRLSPSKDRLSFQIFPDPSDFDRCCKLKDRLPSIVVEPTEGEVESGELRWPPEEFLVSEEEEEEEEEEEEQNNGSIQNGQPTQNSQH